The following proteins come from a genomic window of Micromonospora zamorensis:
- a CDS encoding VOC family protein, with protein sequence MTMTFINLPVRDLTTAAEFYRALGFTADQADLDGDTMVFTISDSTRLVLHLRSGFESYTGVAATDTETSREVVVGLSAQSREQVDEQVDRAAVAGGQSLGPGMANGPMYMRGFRDLDGHQWSFLHLSS encoded by the coding sequence ATGACCATGACGTTCATCAACCTGCCGGTGCGCGACCTGACCACTGCCGCCGAGTTCTACCGGGCGCTCGGGTTCACCGCTGACCAGGCCGACCTGGACGGGGACACCATGGTGTTCACCATCTCCGACAGCACCCGCCTGGTGCTGCACCTCCGCTCCGGCTTCGAGTCGTACACCGGTGTCGCCGCCACCGACACGGAGACCAGCCGGGAGGTCGTCGTCGGGCTGTCGGCGCAGAGCCGCGAGCAGGTCGACGAGCAGGTCGACCGGGCGGCGGTCGCCGGCGGGCAGTCGCTCGGGCCCGGCATGGCCAACGGGCCGATGTACATGCGCGGTTTCCGCGACCTCGACGGCCACCAGTGGTCGTTCCTGCACCTGTCCAGCTGA
- a CDS encoding YchJ family protein translates to MGKGAGRRRANTTTGRACPCGSGQAYADCCAPAHSGDSPAGTAEALMRSRFSAFALGDTGYLLRSWHSSTRPASLELDPGQRWTRLEIVETERGGLLDAAGTVTFHAHYRDAGRPGTLTEHSRFVREDGRWVYLDGDQP, encoded by the coding sequence GTGGGTAAGGGTGCGGGACGCCGACGGGCGAACACGACGACGGGACGGGCCTGCCCGTGCGGCTCCGGCCAGGCGTACGCGGACTGCTGCGCCCCGGCGCACAGCGGCGACAGCCCGGCAGGGACGGCCGAGGCGCTGATGCGCTCCCGGTTCAGCGCCTTCGCCCTCGGCGACACCGGCTACCTGCTGCGCAGCTGGCACTCCTCGACCCGGCCCGCCTCCCTGGAGTTGGACCCGGGGCAGCGGTGGACCCGACTGGAGATCGTCGAGACCGAGCGGGGCGGCCTGCTCGACGCCGCCGGCACTGTGACGTTCCACGCCCACTACCGGGACGCGGGACGGCCCGGCACCCTGACCGAACACAGCCGGTTCGTCCGCGAGGACGGCCGGTGGGTCTACCTCGACGGTGACCAGCCCTGA
- a CDS encoding magnesium and cobalt transport protein CorA, with translation MDQRPVRDRAGQGVRALARRLLGRPEAVAPNPRRSNPDAVVDCAVYVNGRREPGRPHYDDAYARARHGRDAFVWLGLHDPGPAVLAAVGRTFGLDELTVEQALADGHRPTVQRHGSVTLLVLRTAGYVEHAELTDTSEVIDTGDVMVLLGDRFAITVRHGAAGALRTVRADIEGRPTLLAAGPWAVAYAVCARMVDSYLEVAGHVERDLERVEEAVFARDRRADIQHIYQLKREVVEFKRAVLPLQAPMRTLLDPDGPPRALHRWFVDVDGRLSRAVDRVAAYDDLLTSIVQSRLAQLAVEQNNDMRKIAAWAAIAATQTGIAGIYGMNFDHMPELAWRYGYAGALALMAAAALFLYRLFRRSGWL, from the coding sequence GTGGATCAGCGACCGGTACGGGACCGGGCCGGTCAGGGCGTACGCGCGCTGGCCCGTCGACTGCTCGGCCGGCCCGAGGCCGTCGCCCCCAACCCCCGCCGGTCCAATCCGGACGCCGTGGTCGACTGCGCCGTCTACGTCAACGGTCGGCGCGAGCCCGGTCGACCGCACTACGACGACGCGTACGCCCGCGCGCGGCACGGTCGCGACGCCTTCGTGTGGCTGGGACTGCACGACCCGGGCCCGGCCGTGCTCGCCGCGGTGGGCCGCACCTTCGGCCTGGACGAGCTGACCGTCGAACAGGCGCTCGCCGACGGGCACCGCCCCACAGTGCAACGCCACGGGTCGGTCACGCTGCTGGTGCTGCGCACCGCCGGGTACGTGGAGCACGCCGAGCTGACCGACACCTCCGAGGTGATCGACACCGGGGACGTGATGGTGCTGCTCGGGGACCGGTTCGCCATCACCGTGCGGCACGGCGCCGCCGGGGCTCTGCGCACCGTCCGCGCCGACATCGAGGGCCGCCCCACGCTGCTGGCCGCCGGCCCGTGGGCGGTGGCGTACGCGGTCTGCGCCCGGATGGTCGACTCCTACCTGGAGGTGGCCGGGCACGTGGAACGGGACCTGGAACGGGTCGAGGAGGCGGTGTTCGCCCGCGACCGCAGGGCCGACATTCAGCACATCTACCAGCTCAAACGGGAGGTGGTGGAGTTCAAGCGGGCGGTCCTGCCGTTGCAGGCGCCGATGCGTACGCTGCTCGACCCCGACGGCCCGCCGCGCGCCCTGCACCGCTGGTTCGTGGACGTGGACGGCCGGTTGAGCAGGGCGGTGGACCGGGTGGCCGCGTACGACGACCTGCTCACCTCGATCGTCCAGTCGCGACTGGCGCAGCTCGCCGTGGAACAGAACAACGACATGCGCAAGATCGCGGCATGGGCGGCCATCGCGGCCACCCAGACCGGCATCGCCGGCATCTACGGCATGAACTTCGACCACATGCCGGAGCTGGCCTGGCGCTACGGCTACGCCGGTGCCCTCGCCCTGATGGCGGCAGCGGCCCTGTTCCTGTACCGGCTGTTCCGCCGCTCCGGCTGGCTCTGA
- a CDS encoding class F sortase: MWWRRTLPAVVALLGVTGLGLITVGLTADPARPPRPPADAPRRTHPAPDLAPLSRAAPVRVQITAIGVRAEVVGVGADAAGVLEVPPLDKPTLAGWYRHGVSPGETGNAVLVGHVDSPAGPAVFFDLGRLRAGEQIQVTRADAQVATFTVDDVQAYPKDRFPSTLVYGPADAAGLRLITCGGRFDASTGNYVDNIVVFATRTA, translated from the coding sequence GTGTGGTGGCGGCGGACCCTACCGGCCGTGGTGGCCCTGCTCGGCGTGACCGGGCTGGGGCTGATCACCGTCGGCCTCACCGCCGACCCGGCGCGGCCACCACGACCGCCGGCCGACGCGCCGCGACGCACCCATCCCGCACCGGACCTGGCGCCGCTGTCACGCGCCGCGCCGGTCCGGGTGCAGATCACCGCCATCGGTGTACGCGCCGAGGTCGTCGGTGTCGGCGCGGACGCCGCCGGGGTGCTGGAGGTGCCGCCACTGGACAAACCCACCCTCGCCGGCTGGTACCGGCACGGGGTGAGCCCCGGCGAGACCGGCAACGCCGTCCTGGTGGGACACGTCGACTCACCGGCCGGCCCGGCGGTCTTCTTCGACCTCGGTCGGCTGCGCGCCGGTGAGCAGATCCAGGTCACCCGCGCCGACGCGCAGGTCGCCACGTTCACAGTGGACGACGTCCAGGCGTACCCCAAGGACCGCTTTCCCAGCACGCTGGTCTACGGCCCGGCGGACGCGGCCGGGCTGCGCCTCATCACCTGCGGCGGCCGGTTCGACGCCTCGACCGGCAACTACGTCGACAACATCGTCGTCTTCGCCACCCGCACGGCCTGA
- a CDS encoding ArsR/SmtB family transcription factor, which translates to MDDAFRALADPSRRRLLDRLNDRNGQTLRELCDGLATSRQAVSKHLAVLEAAHLVTSIRRGREKVHYLNAAPINAIADRWLSRYDRERAAALADLSTALERQSMESPAFVYTTYVRTTPQRLWAALIEPAFTRRYWGGVALASDWQVGSPVLWQDTPDGEPRDLGQRVLVAEPYRRLSYSWHGFQPEHAEHFGWSPEQLAARLGERRSKVTFEIEPHGDAAVRLTVVHDDFSPDSEMHRAISGQLDGSGGWPELLASLKTLLETGETIPA; encoded by the coding sequence ATGGACGACGCGTTCCGGGCGCTGGCCGATCCCAGCCGGCGTCGGCTGCTTGACCGGCTCAACGACCGCAATGGCCAGACCCTGCGGGAGCTCTGTGACGGGTTGGCGACGAGTCGACAGGCGGTCAGCAAGCACCTCGCGGTGCTGGAGGCGGCCCACCTCGTCACAAGCATTCGGCGCGGGCGGGAGAAGGTGCACTACCTCAACGCCGCGCCGATCAACGCCATCGCCGACAGATGGCTCAGCCGATACGACCGCGAGCGAGCCGCCGCGCTCGCCGACCTGAGCACCGCATTGGAGCGACAGTCCATGGAGAGTCCCGCGTTCGTCTACACCACCTACGTCAGGACCACCCCGCAGCGGCTCTGGGCCGCGCTCATCGAACCGGCCTTCACCCGCCGCTACTGGGGCGGGGTCGCTCTGGCGTCCGACTGGCAGGTCGGGTCTCCGGTGCTGTGGCAGGACACGCCGGACGGCGAGCCACGCGATCTCGGTCAGCGGGTGCTCGTCGCCGAGCCGTACCGTCGCCTGTCGTACAGCTGGCACGGCTTCCAGCCGGAGCACGCCGAGCACTTCGGCTGGTCACCCGAGCAACTGGCCGCCCGGCTCGGTGAGCGCCGGTCGAAGGTGACCTTCGAGATCGAGCCACACGGCGACGCGGCCGTCCGGCTGACCGTCGTCCACGACGACTTCTCCCCCGACAGCGAGATGCACCGGGCGATCAGCGGCCAACTCGATGGCAGCGGCGGCTGGCCGGAGCTGCTGGCCAGCCTCAAGACCCTGCTGGAGACCGGCGAGACGATCCCCGCGTAA
- a CDS encoding MFS transporter: protein MTQDNTTAGLGTVFARLWAASTLSALGSGLATVAAPLFVASRTDDPLVVAAASAVAWLPWLLFALPGGVLVDRMDRRRLMIIIDLVRVVALAVLATAIMSGRAGVVLLYVVLFVVNTGEIVFRSASQAMLPTVVPRHRLERANGWLGGGTTLMNGMLAGPLGGFLFALSAGSPFLVNAVTYALSAVLVALIGGDFRAAATDSRVRSTRSMRAEIVEGLRWLAHQRLLRTMAVLIGLLNVTLTAALAVLVLLAAERLRLGSVGYGLLFTCMAVGGVLGALLGDRLIAWISPTWTIRVGLLIEAGLHLALAASRSTIVVGIALFAFGVHSALWNIVANSLRQRLTPPTLQGRVASTTLFVAAGGNCVGALLGGLLAARFGITAPYWVGLVVAIGVSLATWRVFDRATVARADADPPLVDQRPTPVP, encoded by the coding sequence GTGACACAGGACAACACGACGGCCGGCCTGGGAACGGTGTTCGCCCGCCTCTGGGCGGCCAGCACCCTCTCGGCCCTGGGCAGCGGGCTGGCCACCGTCGCCGCACCGCTGTTCGTCGCCTCGCGTACCGACGATCCGCTCGTGGTGGCCGCGGCGTCCGCCGTGGCCTGGCTGCCGTGGTTGCTCTTCGCCCTGCCGGGCGGCGTGCTGGTGGACCGGATGGACCGACGCCGCCTGATGATCATCATCGACCTGGTCCGGGTGGTCGCGCTCGCCGTCCTGGCCACGGCGATCATGAGCGGTCGGGCCGGGGTGGTGCTGCTGTACGTGGTGCTGTTCGTGGTCAACACCGGTGAGATCGTGTTCCGCTCGGCCAGCCAGGCGATGTTGCCGACAGTGGTGCCCCGGCACCGCCTGGAGCGCGCCAACGGTTGGCTCGGCGGTGGCACCACCCTCATGAACGGGATGCTCGCCGGCCCGCTCGGCGGGTTCCTGTTCGCGCTCTCGGCGGGCAGCCCGTTCCTCGTCAACGCCGTCACGTACGCCCTCAGCGCGGTGCTGGTGGCGCTGATCGGCGGTGACTTCCGGGCCGCCGCGACCGACTCCCGCGTACGGTCGACCCGATCGATGCGCGCCGAGATCGTCGAAGGGCTGCGCTGGCTGGCCCACCAGCGGTTGTTGCGCACGATGGCCGTGCTGATCGGCCTGCTCAACGTGACCCTCACCGCAGCGCTCGCCGTGCTCGTGCTGCTCGCCGCCGAGCGGCTGCGACTCGGGTCCGTCGGTTACGGGCTGCTGTTCACCTGCATGGCCGTCGGCGGGGTGCTCGGCGCGCTCCTCGGCGACCGGCTCATCGCCTGGATCAGCCCCACCTGGACGATCCGGGTCGGTCTGCTGATCGAGGCGGGGTTGCACCTGGCGCTGGCCGCCTCGCGCAGCACCATCGTGGTCGGGATCGCGCTCTTCGCCTTCGGCGTGCACAGCGCACTGTGGAACATCGTGGCGAACTCCCTGCGCCAACGACTCACCCCACCGACACTGCAGGGACGGGTCGCCAGCACGACCCTCTTCGTGGCGGCGGGGGGCAACTGCGTCGGCGCACTGCTCGGCGGGCTGCTCGCCGCCCGGTTCGGCATCACCGCGCCGTACTGGGTCGGGTTGGTGGTGGCCATCGGCGTCTCCTTGGCCACCTGGCGGGTCTTCGACCGCGCGACGGTGGCACGCGCCGACGCCGATCCGCCCCTGGTCGACCAGCGGCCCACGCCGGTGCCCTGA
- a CDS encoding lycopene cyclase family protein: MWQRGAVTDSAPLDVDLALLGGGGAASLLLAALDRHDVRDLRIAVVDPVRRRGQDRTWAFWGHPGTDLDPLLSASWQQVEVATTARRRVLDLTPLRYAMLRSGPVYDRAAAAERRLDATRIVAPAETVTDDGTRVLVRTGDGQTVRAGWVLDSRPRPPARAGRTTWLQHFRGWWLEADRPVFDPARAVLMDFRTPQPPRGVSFGYVLPVSDRYALVEYTEFSPDLLTDAGYDAALAGYRDLLGLDPAGLRVREVENGVIPMTDAPFPARPSPRVVRLGTAGGATRPSTGFTFSAMYRQADQVARALAAGRPPVPQAAYPRRHRWMDAVALRALDRGGVGGPDFFDRLFDRNPAERVLRFLDGVTTPAEEVAIMNSTRLLPMIAATAGDAAHRVRDRLRPTRPAPAVPPAVVGDPLGSEPGAGGAPRPT, translated from the coding sequence GTGTGGCAGCGTGGTGCGGTGACCGATTCCGCGCCGCTCGATGTCGACCTCGCGCTGCTCGGCGGTGGCGGCGCGGCGTCGTTGCTGCTCGCCGCACTGGACCGGCACGATGTGCGGGACCTGCGCATCGCCGTCGTCGATCCGGTCCGCCGGCGCGGTCAGGACCGCACCTGGGCGTTCTGGGGCCACCCGGGCACCGATCTGGACCCGCTGCTCAGCGCGAGCTGGCAGCAGGTCGAGGTGGCGACGACGGCCCGGCGCCGCGTCCTGGACCTGACCCCACTGAGGTACGCCATGCTCCGCTCCGGCCCGGTCTACGACCGGGCTGCCGCAGCCGAGCGCCGGCTGGACGCCACCCGGATCGTCGCACCCGCCGAGACGGTGACCGACGACGGCACACGGGTGCTGGTGCGCACCGGCGACGGGCAGACCGTACGGGCCGGCTGGGTGCTCGACTCCCGCCCCCGCCCACCGGCGCGAGCGGGGCGGACCACCTGGTTGCAGCACTTCCGCGGCTGGTGGTTGGAGGCCGACCGGCCCGTCTTCGACCCGGCGCGCGCGGTGCTGATGGACTTCCGCACCCCGCAACCGCCCCGGGGCGTCTCCTTCGGCTACGTGCTGCCGGTGAGCGACAGGTACGCCCTGGTCGAGTACACCGAGTTCTCGCCCGACCTGCTCACCGACGCCGGGTACGACGCGGCGCTGGCCGGCTACCGGGACCTGCTCGGCCTGGACCCTGCCGGGCTGCGCGTGCGCGAGGTGGAGAACGGGGTGATCCCGATGACCGACGCGCCGTTCCCGGCCCGGCCCTCACCCCGGGTGGTCCGGCTCGGTACGGCCGGTGGTGCGACCCGCCCCTCCACCGGCTTCACCTTCTCCGCCATGTACCGACAGGCCGACCAGGTGGCCCGTGCCCTCGCGGCGGGACGACCACCGGTGCCGCAGGCGGCCTACCCGCGCCGGCACCGTTGGATGGACGCGGTGGCCCTTCGGGCGCTGGACCGGGGCGGGGTCGGCGGTCCGGACTTCTTCGACCGGCTCTTCGACCGCAACCCGGCCGAGCGGGTGCTGCGCTTCCTCGACGGCGTCACCACCCCGGCCGAGGAGGTCGCGATCATGAACTCGACCCGGCTGCTGCCGATGATCGCCGCCACCGCTGGCGACGCGGCGCACCGCGTCCGCGACCGGCTGCGCCCGACCCGCCCGGCGCCGGCCGTCCCGCCCGCCGTGGTGGGCGACCCGCTGGGCTCGGAGCCCGGCGCGGGTGGAGCACCCCGTCCGACCTGA
- the rnhA gene encoding ribonuclease HI, protein MVDAAAGRGVQIWTDGACSGNPGPGGWGALLRYGDHERELCGGEATPTTNNRMELMAAIQALESLNRPVTVELHTDSTYVRNGITSWLASWKRNGWLTAAKQPVKNADLWQRLEAACERHQVTWLWVKGHNGHPENERADGLANKGMTEARAALASR, encoded by the coding sequence ATGGTGGACGCAGCGGCCGGCAGGGGCGTGCAGATCTGGACCGACGGGGCGTGCAGTGGCAACCCCGGGCCGGGCGGTTGGGGCGCGCTGTTGCGCTACGGCGACCACGAGCGGGAGTTGTGCGGTGGCGAGGCCACCCCGACCACCAACAACCGGATGGAGCTGATGGCGGCCATCCAGGCGTTGGAGAGCCTGAACCGGCCGGTCACCGTCGAGCTGCACACCGACAGCACGTACGTGCGCAACGGCATCACCAGTTGGCTGGCGTCCTGGAAGCGCAACGGTTGGCTGACCGCCGCGAAGCAGCCGGTGAAGAACGCCGACCTGTGGCAGCGGCTGGAGGCGGCCTGCGAGCGGCACCAGGTCACCTGGCTGTGGGTCAAGGGGCACAACGGTCACCCGGAGAACGAGCGGGCCGACGGGCTGGCCAACAAGGGCATGACGGAGGCGCGAGCCGCACTGGCCAGCCGCTGA
- a CDS encoding preprotein translocase YidC, which translates to MGYRKRDGELPGDPQHSEDEAGQVPLVQVEADTEVPAPEDTDVRPDIVTEDNSAGMTGGSSGSSGGGSSMPGHPDAAR; encoded by the coding sequence GTGGGCTACCGAAAGCGCGACGGTGAGTTGCCGGGCGACCCGCAGCACAGCGAGGACGAGGCCGGCCAGGTGCCGTTGGTGCAGGTCGAGGCGGACACCGAGGTCCCGGCGCCGGAAGACACCGACGTACGGCCGGACATCGTCACCGAGGACAACAGCGCGGGCATGACCGGCGGCTCGTCCGGCAGCAGCGGCGGCGGGTCGAGCATGCCGGGGCACCCCGACGCGGCCCGCTGA
- a CDS encoding pentapeptide repeat-containing protein, whose amino-acid sequence MSPSPAPPPGSAQLRADCGRCFGLCCVVPAFARSADFAIDKPAGQACPNLGPDHRCGIHTELRQRGFPGCTVFDCFGAGQQVSQVTFGGRDWRDAPETLPAMAEAFAVLRPLHELLWYVTEALTLHPPADLRDELARARAETAALTEGDPTRLRTVDVAAHRDRVNPLLSQASDTARSPGGVDHRGARLPGADLRRVDLRRANLRGALLIGADLRGVDLSLADLTGADLRGADLRGSDLRNTLFLHQSQLDAARGDVRTGLPATRTRPPHWTALPLTPVRQPSRATARRGQRR is encoded by the coding sequence GTGTCGCCCAGCCCCGCACCGCCTCCCGGATCGGCGCAGCTGCGCGCCGACTGCGGACGCTGCTTCGGCCTCTGCTGCGTGGTGCCCGCGTTCGCCCGATCGGCGGACTTCGCCATCGACAAGCCGGCCGGGCAGGCATGCCCCAACCTGGGCCCGGACCACCGCTGCGGCATCCACACCGAGCTGCGGCAACGCGGGTTCCCCGGTTGCACGGTGTTCGACTGCTTCGGTGCCGGCCAGCAGGTCTCCCAGGTCACCTTCGGCGGGCGCGACTGGCGGGACGCGCCGGAGACGCTGCCGGCCATGGCGGAGGCGTTCGCCGTGCTGCGGCCCCTGCACGAACTGCTCTGGTACGTCACCGAGGCGCTGACGCTGCACCCGCCGGCCGACCTGCGCGACGAGCTGGCCCGCGCCCGCGCCGAGACGGCGGCACTCACCGAGGGTGACCCGACGCGCCTGCGCACGGTGGACGTCGCCGCGCACCGGGACCGGGTCAACCCCCTGCTGTCCCAGGCCAGCGACACGGCCCGCTCCCCCGGGGGCGTCGACCACCGGGGCGCGCGCCTGCCCGGCGCCGACCTGCGCCGGGTCGACCTGCGCCGGGCCAACCTGCGCGGGGCGCTGTTGATCGGCGCCGACCTGCGCGGCGTCGACCTGAGCCTCGCCGACCTCACCGGCGCGGACCTGCGCGGGGCCGACCTGCGGGGCAGCGACCTGCGGAACACCCTCTTCCTGCACCAGTCCCAGCTGGACGCCGCTCGGGGCGACGTACGCACCGGTCTGCCGGCGACGCGCACCCGGCCACCGCACTGGACGGCGCTGCCGCTCACCCCGGTCCGCCAGCCGTCCCGGGCCACGGCCCGTCGCGGCCAGCGCCGATAG
- a CDS encoding DUF5919 domain-containing protein: MPEWAGRGGRQRRAFVVGGALLGVAVVMLVGAWRSTGFLSDLLLNLGASVVLAAISYVIFDPLFEEARKARVQEHLSFDQQAFVSRLNRSGRRVRILDTWTILLEQRHREETLTAIRAALGNGAQVQLLLLDPDCTAAQQRSEELERQRVDVPRQIRTNLRHLAAFSDALDSRLRQRLQVRLYDASPSIQLYQWDGRALISFFPIGKLSFNVPQLEVDMDSPWGGFVHARFEELWEHEQATLNLERYWSVVVTLRHDDSDVVEVRVPYVTVDGQHYVDCRGFRVTGPLTVRAMLPPRAPGASTAVFALAEPADGDHTPADAVKRHFDQKYGHDDGDRAIYRLVPPPGHSRTPAPRSAAAGDTHGR; the protein is encoded by the coding sequence ATGCCCGAGTGGGCTGGTCGGGGCGGGCGGCAACGACGCGCCTTCGTCGTCGGTGGGGCACTGCTCGGAGTCGCCGTCGTCATGCTGGTGGGCGCCTGGCGCAGCACCGGCTTCCTCAGCGACCTGCTGCTCAACCTCGGTGCCAGCGTGGTGCTCGCGGCCATCTCGTACGTCATCTTCGACCCGCTGTTCGAGGAGGCCCGCAAGGCGCGGGTGCAGGAGCACCTGAGCTTCGACCAGCAGGCGTTCGTGAGCCGGCTGAACCGCTCCGGACGCCGGGTGCGCATCCTCGACACCTGGACGATCCTGCTGGAGCAGCGGCACCGCGAGGAGACCCTGACCGCGATACGAGCGGCGCTCGGCAACGGCGCCCAGGTGCAGTTGCTCCTGCTCGACCCGGACTGCACCGCCGCCCAGCAGCGCTCCGAGGAGTTGGAACGGCAGCGGGTGGACGTGCCCCGACAGATCCGCACCAACCTGCGCCACCTGGCCGCCTTCAGCGACGCCCTCGACTCCCGGCTACGGCAGCGCCTGCAGGTCCGGCTCTACGACGCGTCCCCGTCGATCCAGCTCTACCAGTGGGACGGGCGGGCGTTGATCTCGTTCTTCCCGATCGGGAAGCTGTCGTTCAACGTGCCTCAGCTGGAGGTGGACATGGACAGCCCGTGGGGCGGGTTCGTGCACGCCCGCTTCGAGGAGTTGTGGGAGCACGAGCAGGCCACCCTGAACCTGGAGCGGTACTGGTCGGTCGTGGTCACGCTGCGCCACGACGACTCGGACGTGGTCGAGGTGCGCGTGCCGTACGTGACGGTGGACGGGCAGCACTACGTCGACTGCCGCGGGTTCCGGGTGACCGGGCCGCTGACCGTGCGGGCCATGCTGCCGCCCCGCGCGCCCGGGGCGTCCACCGCGGTGTTCGCGCTGGCCGAGCCCGCCGACGGCGACCACACGCCGGCCGACGCAGTGAAACGGCACTTCGACCAGAAGTACGGGCACGACGACGGGGACCGGGCGATCTACCGGTTGGTGCCGCCACCGGGCCACTCCCGTACCCCGGCTCCCCGCTCGGCGGCGGCCGGCGACACGCACGGACGGTGA